Within the Streptomyces sp. NBC_00353 genome, the region CTGGCTCGACGAGGCCGAAGCCGCCTGGGCGGCGCTCCCGCCACCGGACGAGCCGCGCCGCGCGATCGTGCCGATCTGGCGCAGGCCCTGGATGGTGATCGGCCGCGACACGTTCGCGGGCGATCTGCTGGCCCGGCTCGGCGTGCGGAACGTGTACGCCGGTCACGCCGAGCGCTACCCCAGGATCCCGCTCGACGAACTGAACGCGGCGGGCGCCGACCTGGTCGTCCTGCCCGACGAGCCGTACCGCTTCACCGCAAGCGATGGACCCGAGGCCTTCCCCGCACTGCCCGCCGCACTCGTCGACGGGCGGTATCTCACGTGGTACGGGCCGTCGCTGGCCGGGGCGCCTGCGGCGCTGCGAGCAGCGCTCCGCTGAACAGCCCGCGCAGCGTCCGCACCCCGGCCACCGCCCAGGCCGACACCAGCAGCACGTACAGCGCGACGGCCAGCCAGGTGAACGCCGTCAGCCCGGTGTGCCGGGCCAGCCCCGCCGCGCCGGTGACACACGTGCCGACCGGGAAGGTGAAGCCCCACCAGGTCATGCTGAACGTCATGCCGCCCCGTACCGCCCGCACCACCATCGACCCGGCCAGCGCCAGCCACAGCAGCGCGAACCCCATCACCGGCACCCCGTACAGCACGGCGAACGCCCCGAGCGCGGAGGCGTACGGCGTCCCGATCGCACCCGGCGCCACATCGGCGAGCTGACCGGCCGCGGTCGTCGACTGGCCCAGCGGACCGAGGACCAGGAACAACGTGGGGGTCAGGGCGAGCGGCAGCGGACCCTGGTGGACCAGTCGCGCGAAGATCAGCGGCAGCATCATCAACGTCGCCAGCAGGCTCAGCCCGAACATCGCGTAGCAGGCGAGCAGCATCGCCTCCTGCCACTGACCGGCGGGCAGCTCCGGAACCAGCAGCGGGCCGAGCGCCGCGGAGACCATCGGCGCCACCACCGGCAGCAGCCAGACCGGCGACGCGGTCCCGGGTGCCGGACGGTGGCGTACGACCATCAGATACGGGATCGCGACCGCGACGGCCAGGCCGATCGCCGTGCCCGCGCTGTAGAGCACCACGTCCACGGCGAGGGCCGCCCGATGCCCGACGACATCCCGGCCGACCGTCATCGTGGAGCCGCCGACGGCCAGCAGCGCCATCGAGAGGCAGCCGTAGAACGGGGCGACGGCCGGGTCGAGGAGATGGGCGCGCGCCTGGTCGCGGTGGGCGGACCAGTGCCCGGCGCGGGCGGCGAGAACCGCGGCGAGAAGCAGCGCCGATAGCGCCCACACCACCGTGCATGCAGCGCGCAGCCCGGGCACGTGCACGGGAAGCGCCGCGCCCGCGCCGGCCACGATGGCGGTGCCCATGACCGACGCGTACCAGTTGGGGCCGATGTACCGCAGGGAAGGAAGTCGCGCGGCGGCGGGGTGCGGGGCGCTCGTCCGGGCGCGGGTCTGCGGAAAGATGGCCATGCCACGATCTTTGTTCCGGGGGCCGTCCCCCACCAGGGAGCTCGTCTCTATGAGGTCATAAGCTGGTTTTATGCCCAGCGAAGCGCCTGCACCCGTCCTCCTGTCCCACCGGGTCCCCGACCTCGGAGCGCTGGAGCTGCTGCTCGCCGTCGCCCGGCACGGCAGCCTGGGACGGGCGGCACGGGACGTCGGCATCACCCAGCCCGCCGCCAGCAGCCGGATCCGGTCGATGGAGCGACAGCTCGGCGTGGCCCTCCTCGACCGATCGCCGCGCGGCTCCCGGCTCACCGACGCGGGTGCGCTCGTCACCGACTGGGCGCGCCGGATCGTCGAGGCCGCCGAGGCATTCGATGCGGGCGCGCAGGCGCTGCGCGACCGGCGAGACTCCCGGCTGCGGGTAGCCGCCTCCATGACCATCGCCGAGTATCTGCTGCCCGGCTGGCTGATCGCCCTGCGCGCCGAACGGCCGGACACCGCGGTCTCACTGCTGGCGGGCAACTCGGCGGCGGTCGCGGGGCGCCTGCTCGCCGGGGAGGCCGACCTCGGATTCGTGGAGGGACTGTTCATACCGGAGGGCCTCGACGGCACGGTCATCGCACACGACCGCCTCGTCGTCGTGGTCGCCCCGTCCCATGCGTGGGCCGGGCGCCGCACCCCTCTGACCCCGCAGGAACTGGCTGCGACCCCACTGATCCTGCGCGAGCGCGGCTCCGGCACCCGGCAGGTCCTGGACTCGGCACTCGCCGTCCACGGCGGACTTGCGCAGCCACTGCTCGAACTCTCGTCCACGACGGCGGTGAAGGGGGCGGCGGAGAGCGGCGCGGGGCCGTGCGTGCTGAGCGAACTCGCGCTGGGGGAGGAGCTGTCCTCGCGGCGGCTGGTGAAGATCCCGGTGGCGGGGGTACGGCTGAGGCGACAGCTGCGGGCGGTCTGGCCCTCGGGACACCGGCCGGCGGGCCCGGCCCGCGACCTGCTGTCACTGACGGGCCGATCGAGCCCGCCCGGCGCTTGAGGACAGGGGGCCGGGGCCGTGGAGGACATGAACGCGGTACTTGCCGCGCTCGCCGGCTACTTCGTCGCGCACTCGCTGATGCCGGACCGGCCGGGGCTGCCGACCGTACGGGCGCTCCGGGCCGCGCAGGGGGCGGCGGCCCTGGAATGGCTGCGCGCCAGGCTCGGACGGCGCACGCGGTAGCCGCCGGTCGGCGAACGGTCAGCCGCGCGCCGCCTCCGCCACGAGCGCCTGCATCACGCGCAGGTCGTCACCCATCTCCGGATGCCACTGCACCCCGAGCGCCCACCGCGCCCCCGGCAGCTCGACCGCCTCCACCGTGCCGTCCGCCGCGTGGGCCGACGCCACCAGGTCCGGTGCGAGGCGGTCCACGGCCTGGTGGTGGTAGGTCGGTACAGGGGACTCCTCGGGCACGATCGATGCGTAGCGGGTCCCCGGCACCGGTGTCACCGGGTGCTCGCCGAGGACCCCGGCCGTCCCGTGCGGGCCGGCATGCCCGTCCAGGTGCTGGATGAGGGTGCCGCCGAACGCCACATTCATGAGCTGCATGCCACGGCAGATGCCGAGCACCGGTGTGCCGGACTCCAGGGCGGCATCGAGCAGGGCCAGCTCCCAGGCGTCGCGCTCCCGGTTCGGCGGTCCGGTCCTCGGGCCGGGCTCCGCGCCGTACCGCGCGGGCTCGACATCGGCGCCGCCCGCGATGACGAGACCGTCCAGCCGGGCCACGGCGTCCGCCGCCCGGGCCGGGGCGTCCGGCGACAGGAGAGCGGCGAGGCCTCCGGAGCGCTGGACCAGCCGCGGGTAGGCGGCCGGGAGCAGGGCGGCGGGCAGTTCCCAGACGCCCCAGCGGGCGACGGGCTCCAGATAGGTGGTGACGCCGATGAGCGGTACGGACATGGCGGGACCCTCCGGTCGGCCGCCTGCGGGCGGACCCGGTTCAATGGTGCTGATGAATACCTTTGCGTTTCGATGGGGCGCCGCGCAAGCGGTCAGGCCAGGAATCCGCGCAGCAGCGCCGCCGTGCCCGCGCAGTGTTCGCGCATCACGGCGCGCGCCGCCTCCGCGTCCCCGTCGAGCACCGCCTCGACGAGCGCGGTGTGCTGGTGCTGCGAGTGCTCCAGGTTCCGCACGAGCAGCGGTATGCAGTCCAGCAGGTCGTTCACGGTGGCCCGGACGGCCGCGTACTGCGCGGTCAGGGAAGCCGAGCCGGACAGCTCGGCCAGTGTCAGATGCAGAAGGGTGTCGCGCCTGCGGTAGTCGGGCAGAGGTGCATCGTGTGTCGCCGCCAGAGCCGTACGCAGCCGTTCCGCGCCCTCGTCCGTCAGCCCGTGCGTGGCGCACAGTTCGGCCGCGCCGGTCTCCAGTACCTCACGGAAGCGCAGGACGTCCTCGACGTCGACGGCCGCCACCCGGCGGCGCAGCTCGTCCTCGCCGGGGCTGTCGGTGCGGGGGAGTACGAAGGTGCCGCCGTACCTCCCTCGCCTGCTCTCCACCAGCCGCTGGTCCTGCAGCACCTTCAGCACCTCGCGCAGCGTGACCCGGCTGATCCCGAGCAGCTCGGCCAGTTCGCGCTCGGCGGGCAGCCGCTCGCCGCCGGGCACCAGCCCCAGCCTGACCACCTGGAGGATCTGTTCGAGTGCCTCCTCGAAGCCGTTGCCCGCGCGCACGGGCCGCAGCAGGGGTCGCAGTTGCCGCGCGGACCCGTGCCGGCCGGACTCGCTTTCCTGCGCCACGTCCCGTCCTCCCTTCCCAACAATGGTTGTTGCCCATACCTTATGACTTCCGGCTGACCGAAGGAGGATCTTCCCGTGGCAGACCGCACACCCCCGCTCGAGGTCGAGGAACTCCGGCTCCTCGTCGAGAGCGGTGAGATCGACACCGTCGTCCTGGCCTTCCCCGACATGCAGGGACGGCTGCAGGGCAAGCGGTTCGCCGCCCGCTTCTTCCTCGACGAGGTGCTGGAGCACGGCACGGAGGGCTGCAATTACCTGCTCGCCGTCGACACCGACATGAACACCGTCGACGGCTACGCCATGTCCTCCTGGGAGCGTGGGTACGGCGACTTCGCCATGCACTCCGACCTCACCACCCTGCGCCGTGTCCCATGGAACGACGGCACGGCCATGGTCATCGCCGACCTCGCCTGGGAGGACGGCTCACCCGTCGTCGCCGCGCCGCGCCAGATCCTCCGCCGCCAGCTGGAGCGTCTCGCCGAGCACGGTTTCACCGCGCATGTCGGCACCGAGCTCGAATTCATCGTCTTCAAGGACACGTACGAACAGGCGTGGGACCGCAACTACCGCGACCTGACCCCGGCCAACCAGTACAACATCGACTACTCGGTCCTCGGCACCGGCCGCATCGAACCCTTGCTCCGTCGCATCCGCAACGAGATGGCGGCCGCGGGCCTGACCGTCGAGTCCGCGAAGGGTGAGTGCAACCCCGGACAGCACGAGATCGTCTTCCGGTACGACGAGGCCCTGGTCACCTGCGACCAGCACGCCGTCTACAAGACCGGTGCCAAGGAGATCGCCGCCCAGGAGGGCGTCGCGCTCACCTTCATGGCCAAGTTCAACGAGCGCGAGGGCAACTCCTGCCACATCCATCTCTCCCTCCAGGACGCGGACGGGCGCAACGTCATGGCGGGCGAAGCGGGCGGCATGTCCCCGGTGATGCGCCACTTCCTCGCCGGACAGCTCGTCGCACTGCGCGATTTCTCCCTGCTCTACGCGCCGAACATCAACTCGTACAAGCGCTTCCAGCCCGGCTCGTTCGCCCCGACCGCGGTCGCCTGGGGCCACGACAACCGCACCTGTTCGCTCCGCGTCGTCGGCCACGGCCGCTCGACCCGGTTCGAGAACCGGCTGCCCGGCGGTGACGTCAACCCGCACCTCGCCGTCGCCGGTCTGATCGCCGCCGGCCTGCACGGCATCGAGCAGAAGCTCGAACTCCCCGAACCCTGCGAGGGCAACGCCTACACCACCGCGTACGACCACGTCCCCACCACACTCCGCGAAGCCGCCGAACTCTGGGAGCAGAGCGACCTGGCGAAGGCGGCCTTCGGCGACGACGTCGTCGCGCACTACCGCAACATGGCGCGCGTCGAACTCGAGGCATTCGACGCAGCGGTGACCGACTGGGAGCTCCGCCGCTCCTTCGAACGTCTGTGAGGCACTCCGTGACCACCGAGCACCAGGTACTCAACCCGGCGACCGAAGAAGTCGTCGCGATCGTGCCGGCCACCACCGCGGCCGAGGTCGACACCGCTGTGCGCCGGGCAGCGGCCGCCCAGCGGATCTGGGCGGCGATGGCCCCCGCGGACCGCGCACGCCTGCTGCGCCGCTTCGCCGCGGCCGTCGACGAACACCGCGAGGAGCTGGCCCGGCTGGAGGTCCGTGAGGCCGGCCACACCCTCGCCAACGCCCGGTGGGAAGCGGGCAACGTCCGCGATCTGCTCGAATTCGCCGCCGGGGGAGTCGAGCGGCTCAGCGGCCGGCAGATCCCGGTCCCCGGCGGCATCGACCTCACCCTGCTCGAACCCCTCGGCGTCGTCGGCGTGATCGCGCCGTGGAACTTCCCCATGCCGATCGCCGCCTGGGGCGTCGCCCCCGCCCTCGCCGCAGGCAACGCCGTCCTGCTCAAACCCGCCGAGACCACGCCGCTCACCGCTCTGCGGCTCGCCCGCCTCGCCCTGGACGAGGGCCTTCCCGAGCATCTCTTCCAGGTGCTGCCCGGAGCCGGTGCCGAAACGGGCAACGCCCTCGTCGAGCACCCCGGCGTCGCCAAGATCGTCTTCACCGGCTCCACCCGGGTCGGCAAGCAGATCATGGCCAGGTGCGCCGAGCGTGTGAAGCGGCTGACCCTCGAACTCGGCGGCAAGAGCCCCAACATCGTCTTCGCCGACGCCGACATCGAGGCCGCCGCGGCCGCCGCACCCATGGCCTTCCTCGACAACGCGGGCCAGGACTGCTGCGCCCGCACCCGCATCCTCGTGCAGCGTTCCGTCTACGACCGCTTCCTCGAACTCCTCGCCCCGGCCGTCGCCTCGGTCGTCGTCGGCGACCCGTCCGACGAGAAGACCCGGATGGGGCCGCTGATCTCCAGGGCCCAACTGGAACGCGTACGGTCGTACGTCCCCGAGGGCGCGACCGCGATCCGGGGCGGCGCGCCCGAGGGCCCCGGGTTCTGGTTCCCGCCGACCGTGCTGACCGACGCCCGCCCCGACTCGCCCGTGGCCACCGAAGAGGTCTTCGGACCGGTCGCCGTCGTCCTGCCCTTCGAGGACGAAGCCGACGCCGTCCGGCTCGCCAACGCGACCGAGTACGGCCTCGCCGGCTCCATCTGGACCCGAGACGTGGGGCGCGCGCTGCGGGTCTCCCAGGCGGTCCAGGCCGGGAACCTGTCCGTCAACTCCCACTCCAGCGTCCGCTACTGGACCCCGTTCGGCGGCTACAAGCAGTCCGGCCTCGGCCGGGAACTGGGCCCCGACGCCCTCGCCGCCTTCACCGAAACCAAGAACGTCTTCATCAGTACGGAGGCCTGAACCAGCATGACCACCGACACCGAGAACATCTGCCGCCGCCTGGTCGGCCGCACCGCCGTCATCACCGGCGCCGGCAGCGGCATCGGCCTCGCCACCGCCCGCCGCCTGGCATCCGAGGGCGCCCACGTCGTCTGCGCGGACATCGACGAGACCGCGGGCAAGGCCGCGGCCGACGAGGCCGGCGGCCTCTTCGTACGCACCGATGTCACCGACCCCGAACAGGTCGAGGCGCTCTTCAAGGCCGCGTACGACACCTACGGCTCCGTCGACATCGCCTTCAACAACGCGGGCATTTCGCCGCCCGACGACGACTCCATCCTCACCACCGGGCTGGAGGCCTGGAAGCGCGTCCAGGACGTCAACCTCACCTCCGTCTACCTCTGCTGCAAGGCCGCCCTCCCCTACATGCGGCGCCAGGGCCGCGGCTCGATCATCAACACCGCGTCGTTCGTGGCCGTCATGGGCGCGGCCACCAGCCAGATCTCGTACACCGCGTCCAAGGGCGGCGTACTCGCCATGTCCCGCGAGCTCGGTGTCCAGTTCGCCCGCGAGGGCATCCGGGTCAACGCGCTCTGCCCCGGGCCGGTCAACACCCCGCTGCTCCAGGAGCTGTTCGCCAAGGACCCGGAGCGCGCGGCCCGTCGGCTGGTGCACATCCCGGTCGGCCGGTTCGCGGAGGCCACCGAGATCGCGGCGGCGGTCGCGTTCCTCGCGAGCGACGACTCCTCGTTCGTCAACGCCACGGACTTCCTTGTCGACGGTGGAATCTCCGGCGCGTACGTCACGCCCGTCTGACCGGTCCGTCATCGCGCGCGTGCTCATGGCTGCACGGCCGCCCACGTCAAACCGCCCGCCCCGGGCTCCCGTTGAAGGCGGAACCCTAGAGTGGAGGCATGAGCAACGCGACACCGCCCGGCTGGTACCCGGACTCCGCAGCCCCGGGCACCGACCGGTGGTGGGACGGCACGGCATGGACCGCTCACACCCGGCCGAACACGCCCGCACCGCAGCAGCCGGTCCCACCCCCGTCCGCAAGCGGAGGCAGCGGCGGCGGGGGCGGCATCCGGATCGTGACGACAGCGACGGCGGCCCTGGTCGTCCTCGGCGCGGCCGTCACCGGGGCCGTCCTGCTGGGCAGGGACGACGGCGGTACGGAACCCAAGTCGTCCGGGCCGACCCGCTCCGCACCGCTCCCCACCGCCACCACCACGTCCGGCGGGGACGGTCCGGCGACGGACCCGACACTGCTCGTCGACCAGCTCAACGGCATCACCCTGCCGATCCCCGACGGCTGGGAGAAGCCGGAGAGCACGGTCGACAAGGCGCTCACCATGCGCACGGTCGACTCCTACACCTGCCCCGGCGACTCCTCCGCCTTCTGCTACCACGGCACGGTGACCACCCGTACGGCGAGCGAGACGGACCTCACTTCCGCCGAGGCCCTGGCCGAGCAGGACATCGCCACCGCGGCCGACAAGGCGTACGAGGAGAACGTCGTCGGCGACCGGATCCACGGAGGCATCACCTCCCACGAGCAGCTGAGATCCGCATCGGTCAGCGTGGCGGGCCGCACGGGCTACGAGGTGCGCTGGCGGGTCCACACGGCCGAGGGACCCGGCGGTTATGTGCAGTCGCTCGTCTTCCCGTCGACGGTCGGCAGCGAATCGCCGGTGATCGTGCGCTATGCCTTCGACGCGGGACCCGACGGACCGCCGCTCTCCCTCATGGACACCCTCACCCGGGCCATCCGGCCGATCGACGACAGCGAGACCAGTGGAGGCGTCGGCAGCTCCGTGGCTCCCTGACACCCGGTCAGGATGTCAGGGAGTCAGGAGGTCAGAGGAACGTCTGCCCCTCGCCCCGGTACGTCGGCACGGTCGCCGTGACCCGGTCGCCCTCGATCAGCTGCAGCTCGTCGAAGCGCTCGCACAGCTCACCGGCCTTCGCGTGCCGGAACCACACCTTGTCGCCGATCAGCAGATCGTCGGCCGGGGCGCCGAGCAGCGGTGTCTGCACCTCGCCGGGCCCCTCCTGCGGGTCGTAGCGCAGCCCCTCCGGCAGATACGGAACGGGCAGCCGGTCCGCCCCCGCGGCCCCCGACGCCGGGTAGCCGCCGCCGAGCACCGTCACCACCCCCACGCCGGGCCGCCGCACCACGGGCTGCGCGAACAGCGCCGCCGGGCGGGCCGAGAACGACGTGTAGTTGTCGAACAGCCGCGGTGCGTAGAGCCCCGACCCGGCCGCGATCTCGGTCACCGCCGGCTCCGCCGCCGTGTGCTGCACACTGCCGGTGCCGCCGCCGTTCACGAACTCCAGATCCGGCGCCACCGCCCGCACGGCCCGCACCACCTCCGCCCGCCGGGCCGCCAGCTCCTTGCGGGCCGTCGCCTGCATCAGCCGGATCGCCCTGGAACGCAGCGGCCGGCCCGTGAGCGAGTCCCCGACCCCGGCGATATGCCCCTCGTACGCCATCAGACCGACCAGCCGGAAACCGGGCCTGCGCGCCACCGAGCGGGCCAGCTCCGCGAGCTGGGCGGGGGAGCGCAGCGGCGAACGCAGCGCCCCGATCCTGACCCGGCCGCCGAGCAGCCGCAGCGACGTGTCCAGCTCCAGACAGACCCGGATCTCCTCCTGGCCACCGGCCCGCGCCGCGTCGATCAGCTCCAGCTGCGCATGATCGTCCACCATCACCGTGACCGCGGCGGCCAGCTTCGGGTCCCCGGCCAGCTCGGCGAAGGCGGACCGGTCGGCCGACGGGTAGGCCAGCAGTACGTCGTCGAAACCGGCCCGGGCCAGCCACAGCGACTCGGCGAGCGTGAACGACATCACCCCGGCGAACCCCGGCCGCGCGAGCACCCGCTCCAGCAGCGTCCGGCAGCGCACCGACTTGCTCGCGACCCGGATCGGCTTCCCCGCCGCCCGGCGGACCAGGTCGTCGGCGTTGGCATCGAAGGCATCCAGATCGATCACGGCGATCGGGGCGTCGAGATGTGCGGTGGCCCGCTCGTAGCGGGTCCGGTCAGCGGCACGCGCAGTCATGGCCGCAGCTTGCCAGACGCCTTTACCGCTGGGTAGGGGGACGATCGGGGCAGATCCCCCAGGGGCACGACGCCCGACTCCCGCCGGGCCCGCCGCAGCCCGTAGAGTAACGACACGCGGCGACCAACGGGCCTGCCCGTGAAGGTGATCCGCGAGCGGTACGGAACGTGGACCAGGGGGGCGGATGAGTACCGAGGCGCAGCGCGCTCCCGTGCCGCCCCGCCCGACGGCGCCACCACGCCCGGCCGCACCGCCGGACGCCCACGGGAACCCGGGGCGTACGACCGGGGCGACGCCCCCGCCCCCGACCCAGGGCCCGCAGCCGACGGCTCCGGCCGACCAGGCTCCGGATGCGTCGGCGTTCGGCACACCCGCGCCCGCCGTTCCCGCGCAGGACGCGCCGACGCACGTACCGCAGGCTCCTCCCGCGGCCCCGACCTCCCCGCACCCGCCGGAACCGGAGCCGCAGCCGGTGGAGACGACCACGCGGCTCCGCGTCGTGCCCGCGACCGCTGCCGCCCCGGCACCCACCGCTCCGCCCCGTCCCGGAACGGCGCCACCCCCGCCGACCCGGCGGCGGCCCGTGGGGGCTGTGGATCTCACCCCGCATCCCGGCGCGACCCCGCCGTATCCCGGCGGCTACTTCCCGCCCGCGCATACGCACTCCCACGCCCTGCCGTACCCCAGGCCCGAGACGCCCGCCGAGACCACCACCCGGCTGCGGCCCGTCCGTACCCGCCGCCCCGCACGGACAGCCGCCGCGGCGGCCTGTGTCGTGCTCGGGCTCGGGCTGATCGGCGGAGCGGTCACCGGCAGCTGGCTCACCAGTGACTCCTCGGCCGACGCCGGTGCGCGCAGCCCCTACGCCATTGGGCGCACCGTCTGGCACAACGTCCCCGTGGACACCCTGTTCCCCCGCACCCTCAAGGGGGACGGCGCGGGGCCCGGCGGTGCGGACCGGGTCTGGACCCGGATCGCCGTCGCCCCGGACAGCGGCTGCACGACCGCCCTGGACCCGCTGCTGCTCAAGACGATCCGCCCGGTCGGCTGCGAGCGGCTGCTGCGCGCCACCTACGCGGACGCCACCTCCAGCAGCGTCACCACGGTCGGCATGATCTTCACCGAGGGCTCCACCGACGCGATGAGAGCGCTGAGCACCAGATTCTCCGATCAGCACCTCGACGCGCGCACCGACCTGATGCCCCGTACGTACGCGGTCGAGGACACGGTCGCCGCCGGCTTCGGCGCCCGGCAGCGCGCCAGCTGGACCGTCCATGTGCTGACCGAGGTGCCGGTCGTCGTGTTCGCCGTATCCGGGTTCGCGGACGGACGTACGGTCAGCGATCCGCAGCCGGTCGCGAAGGCGATC harbors:
- a CDS encoding FadR/GntR family transcriptional regulator, coding for MAQESESGRHGSARQLRPLLRPVRAGNGFEEALEQILQVVRLGLVPGGERLPAERELAELLGISRVTLREVLKVLQDQRLVESRRGRYGGTFVLPRTDSPGEDELRRRVAAVDVEDVLRFREVLETGAAELCATHGLTDEGAERLRTALAATHDAPLPDYRRRDTLLHLTLAELSGSASLTAQYAAVRATVNDLLDCIPLLVRNLEHSQHQHTALVEAVLDGDAEAARAVMREHCAGTAALLRGFLA
- a CDS encoding LysR family transcriptional regulator; protein product: MPSEAPAPVLLSHRVPDLGALELLLAVARHGSLGRAARDVGITQPAASSRIRSMERQLGVALLDRSPRGSRLTDAGALVTDWARRIVEAAEAFDAGAQALRDRRDSRLRVAASMTIAEYLLPGWLIALRAERPDTAVSLLAGNSAAVAGRLLAGEADLGFVEGLFIPEGLDGTVIAHDRLVVVVAPSHAWAGRRTPLTPQELAATPLILRERGSGTRQVLDSALAVHGGLAQPLLELSSTTAVKGAAESGAGPCVLSELALGEELSSRRLVKIPVAGVRLRRQLRAVWPSGHRPAGPARDLLSLTGRSSPPGA
- a CDS encoding 3-oxoacyl-ACP reductase — encoded protein: MTTDTENICRRLVGRTAVITGAGSGIGLATARRLASEGAHVVCADIDETAGKAAADEAGGLFVRTDVTDPEQVEALFKAAYDTYGSVDIAFNNAGISPPDDDSILTTGLEAWKRVQDVNLTSVYLCCKAALPYMRRQGRGSIINTASFVAVMGAATSQISYTASKGGVLAMSRELGVQFAREGIRVNALCPGPVNTPLLQELFAKDPERAARRLVHIPVGRFAEATEIAAAVAFLASDDSSFVNATDFLVDGGISGAYVTPV
- a CDS encoding gamma-glutamyl-gamma-aminobutyrate hydrolase family protein encodes the protein MSVPLIGVTTYLEPVARWGVWELPAALLPAAYPRLVQRSGGLAALLSPDAPARAADAVARLDGLVIAGGADVEPARYGAEPGPRTGPPNRERDAWELALLDAALESGTPVLGICRGMQLMNVAFGGTLIQHLDGHAGPHGTAGVLGEHPVTPVPGTRYASIVPEESPVPTYHHQAVDRLAPDLVASAHAADGTVEAVELPGARWALGVQWHPEMGDDLRVMQALVAEAARG
- a CDS encoding amino acid deaminase/aldolase, translated to MTARAADRTRYERATAHLDAPIAVIDLDAFDANADDLVRRAAGKPIRVASKSVRCRTLLERVLARPGFAGVMSFTLAESLWLARAGFDDVLLAYPSADRSAFAELAGDPKLAAAVTVMVDDHAQLELIDAARAGGQEEIRVCLELDTSLRLLGGRVRIGALRSPLRSPAQLAELARSVARRPGFRLVGLMAYEGHIAGVGDSLTGRPLRSRAIRLMQATARKELAARRAEVVRAVRAVAPDLEFVNGGGTGSVQHTAAEPAVTEIAAGSGLYAPRLFDNYTSFSARPAALFAQPVVRRPGVGVVTVLGGGYPASGAAGADRLPVPYLPEGLRYDPQEGPGEVQTPLLGAPADDLLIGDKVWFRHAKAGELCERFDELQLIEGDRVTATVPTYRGEGQTFL
- a CDS encoding helical backbone metal receptor, which translates into the protein MPVPASALRVVSLVPSLTEAVAATAPGLLVGVTDWCTHPAGLTAARIGGTKNPDVAAIVALRPDLVLANEEENRAPDLAALRAAGIEVLTTEVRSLDQAFAELHRVLVTGCGLARPRWLDEAEAAWAALPPPDEPRRAIVPIWRRPWMVIGRDTFAGDLLARLGVRNVYAGHAERYPRIPLDELNAAGADLVVLPDEPYRFTASDGPEAFPALPAALVDGRYLTWYGPSLAGAPAALRAALR
- a CDS encoding TDT family transporter — translated: MAIFPQTRARTSAPHPAAARLPSLRYIGPNWYASVMGTAIVAGAGAALPVHVPGLRAACTVVWALSALLLAAVLAARAGHWSAHRDQARAHLLDPAVAPFYGCLSMALLAVGGSTMTVGRDVVGHRAALAVDVVLYSAGTAIGLAVAVAIPYLMVVRHRPAPGTASPVWLLPVVAPMVSAALGPLLVPELPAGQWQEAMLLACYAMFGLSLLATLMMLPLIFARLVHQGPLPLALTPTLFLVLGPLGQSTTAAGQLADVAPGAIGTPYASALGAFAVLYGVPVMGFALLWLALAGSMVVRAVRGGMTFSMTWWGFTFPVGTCVTGAAGLARHTGLTAFTWLAVALYVLLVSAWAVAGVRTLRGLFSGALLAAPQAPRPATARTT
- a CDS encoding aldehyde dehydrogenase family protein is translated as MTTEHQVLNPATEEVVAIVPATTAAEVDTAVRRAAAAQRIWAAMAPADRARLLRRFAAAVDEHREELARLEVREAGHTLANARWEAGNVRDLLEFAAGGVERLSGRQIPVPGGIDLTLLEPLGVVGVIAPWNFPMPIAAWGVAPALAAGNAVLLKPAETTPLTALRLARLALDEGLPEHLFQVLPGAGAETGNALVEHPGVAKIVFTGSTRVGKQIMARCAERVKRLTLELGGKSPNIVFADADIEAAAAAAPMAFLDNAGQDCCARTRILVQRSVYDRFLELLAPAVASVVVGDPSDEKTRMGPLISRAQLERVRSYVPEGATAIRGGAPEGPGFWFPPTVLTDARPDSPVATEEVFGPVAVVLPFEDEADAVRLANATEYGLAGSIWTRDVGRALRVSQAVQAGNLSVNSHSSVRYWTPFGGYKQSGLGRELGPDALAAFTETKNVFISTEA
- a CDS encoding glutamine synthetase family protein, with product MADRTPPLEVEELRLLVESGEIDTVVLAFPDMQGRLQGKRFAARFFLDEVLEHGTEGCNYLLAVDTDMNTVDGYAMSSWERGYGDFAMHSDLTTLRRVPWNDGTAMVIADLAWEDGSPVVAAPRQILRRQLERLAEHGFTAHVGTELEFIVFKDTYEQAWDRNYRDLTPANQYNIDYSVLGTGRIEPLLRRIRNEMAAAGLTVESAKGECNPGQHEIVFRYDEALVTCDQHAVYKTGAKEIAAQEGVALTFMAKFNEREGNSCHIHLSLQDADGRNVMAGEAGGMSPVMRHFLAGQLVALRDFSLLYAPNINSYKRFQPGSFAPTAVAWGHDNRTCSLRVVGHGRSTRFENRLPGGDVNPHLAVAGLIAAGLHGIEQKLELPEPCEGNAYTTAYDHVPTTLREAAELWEQSDLAKAAFGDDVVAHYRNMARVELEAFDAAVTDWELRRSFERL
- a CDS encoding DUF2510 domain-containing protein, whose product is MSNATPPGWYPDSAAPGTDRWWDGTAWTAHTRPNTPAPQQPVPPPSASGGSGGGGGIRIVTTATAALVVLGAAVTGAVLLGRDDGGTEPKSSGPTRSAPLPTATTTSGGDGPATDPTLLVDQLNGITLPIPDGWEKPESTVDKALTMRTVDSYTCPGDSSAFCYHGTVTTRTASETDLTSAEALAEQDIATAADKAYEENVVGDRIHGGITSHEQLRSASVSVAGRTGYEVRWRVHTAEGPGGYVQSLVFPSTVGSESPVIVRYAFDAGPDGPPLSLMDTLTRAIRPIDDSETSGGVGSSVAP